The Cucumis melo cultivar AY chromosome 5, USDA_Cmelo_AY_1.0, whole genome shotgun sequence genome has a segment encoding these proteins:
- the LOC103499411 gene encoding RING-H2 finger protein ATL16 — protein sequence MAQPLISPSTSPLHSSNPVSSFPIIAVAVIGICATAFLLVSYYIFVIKCCLNWQRIEILRRFSLSRRREDTLILRQQAEPRGLDPSIIQSIPLINYKKPIGETTTGGECAVCLTEFQTEEQLRKIPICSHLFHIDCIDIWLQNNSNCPLCRTSISNQNWLIPTDQAPSRRDLALNTGIPISAGDENFVVIELGGNLDRRQPPGLVSGEVAKSERKFKKVTSMGDECINMREKDEEFIVQPIRRSFSMDSSGDRQLYMAVQAAVREKSGGENGVEVEGCSSRVKRSFFSFGSGRGSRNAVLPIQFQP from the coding sequence ATGGCCCAACCCCTCATCTCTCCCTCCACCTCTCCCCTTCATTCTTCCAACCCCGTTTCAAGTTTTCCAATCATCGCCGTCGCCGTCATCGGAATCTGCGCTACCGCGTTTTTACTTGTCAGCTATTACATCTTCGTTATCAAATGCTGTCTCAACTGGCAACGAATAGAAATCCTCCGCCGCTTTTCTCTCTCCCGCCGCCGTGAAGACACGTTAATACTCCGGCAGCAAGCGGAGCCACGTGGGTTAGACCCATCAATCATCCAATCAATCCCACTGATTAATTACAAAAAACCCATTGGCGAAACTACCACAGGCGGCGAATGCGCCGTATGCCTGACGGAGTTTCAAACAGAGGAGCAATTGAGAAAAATTCCGATTTGTAGTCATCTCTTTCATATCGATTGCATCGACATTTGGCTTCAGAATAATTCCAATTGCCCACTTTGCAGAACCTCAATCTCCAATCAAAATTGGCTGATTCCGACCGATCAAGCTCCTTCCCGTCGGGATTTGGCTCTCAATACCGGCATCCCCATTTCCGCCGGCGATGAGAATTTCGTTGTTATTGAACTAGGTGGGAATCTAGATCGCCGCCAACCACCGGGGTTGGTGTCCGGCGAGGTGGCAAAATCGGAGAGGAAGTTTAAGAAGGTTACGAGTATGGGGGATGAGTGTATTAACATGAGGGAGAAGGATGAAGAGTTTATAGTGCAGCCGATTAGAAGGTCGTTTTCGATGGATTCGTCGGGTGACCGGCAGCTGTATATGGCTGTGCAAGCGGCGGTGCGGGAGAAGAGTGGTGGTGAGAATGGGGTTGAGGTTGAGGGTTGTAGTAGCAGAGTAAAACgatctttcttttcatttgggAGTGGAAGAGGATCAAGAAATGCAGTTTTGCCCATTCAGTTTCAACCTTAG